The segment CTGGAGCCAAGTAGTTCTGATCTCTATCAACTCCTATAGCATACTTTCCTTGTTCTTTAGCTGATTCTATAACTCCATCTCCAACTCCGCCAGCAGCATGGAACACAATATCTGCTCCCTGTTGATACATAGAGTTTGCTATTGCCTTCCCTTTTGCAGGATTATCAAAGGATTCAGCATATTGTCTTAAAACTTGTACGCCTTTGTTAGTAAGTTTGTTTGCATAAGCAACGCCTGCATGATATCCATAATCAAATCCATCTATTATATTACTTTTGATTCCACCTACAAACCCTACTTTTCCTGTTTGACTCATTTTACCTGCTATGTATCCTACTAAAAATGAAGATTGCTCTGCCTTAAATACTACTCCTACTACATTTTCTGGAGTTTTATCTCCATATGAATAATCTACTATGGCATATTTTTGATCTGGATTCGATTCTGCTGCTTCTCTAAGAGCATCTCCAACTTTATACCCTATACCCCATATTAAATCATTATCTCCATCTAAGAGCGTCTCCAAGTTAGGGATATAGTCTGCATCTTGCTTTGACTCTTGATATGAAGCTTTTATTCCTAATTCTTTTTCTGCTCTTTGAAGCCCTTCCCAAGCTGATTGATTAAAAGATTGGTCATTTACGCCTCCAACATCTGTAACCATGCCAACTCTTACTTGTCCTTTATTCTTTGCTCCTTGCTTTTTATTTTCTTGTTTTTTACCACTAGTACTACACCCTACCCCTAGCGTTAACACTAGCGTCATAATGAGTAATAATGATGTTACTCTCTTAAACATGAAAATCTTCCTCCTTTTTCTCATTCATTCTTCATATACCTTTTATTTTATGAGTTTAACCACTTATACTTAATGATATTCAATAATCCTCATCACTAGACTTAAAATTTACAGTGCCTAAGATACATTGATTTTTTAGTTGTTTAATTATTTACTATTTAGTATATTATTTAATAAACATTTGATTTTATATGAATAAAAAAATAAAGAGCAACAATATTTAATAAATACTGTTGCTCTTTATTTATGAAGAATGATTTTAAAATTTTTACAGTTTTTAGCTCTTTTCTCCTATAAGCTCATATTCTTTAAAATCATATACAACTAATGTTTTTTGAATTATTATTAGCCAATTATACTAAAAATAAAAATATCATTTATCATAATATGTATAAATAAGCTTCTCAAATAAAGAAGACTTCAGAAATTTAATTTCTGAAGTCTTCTAAAAAGTTATTGTACAAATTCTGCTTTAGAAAGAACTTCCGTAGCTTGCTCTATCTTAGCTTCATTTACCATAACTATAGGTCCAGTACATCCCATTCCACTTTCAGCATATATACCGTTTTTCCATAATTCTTTAACAGCGTCTTCTAAATCCATTATATCAACACCTGATATAGAACCTGTAACTACTTCTTTTGGAGGAGCAGTTACTTCTTCTTCTTGACTTGCTGCTTTTTTATTATCTTTTTTAAGACCTTTTAATATATCCGATAGTTTAGCCTTATTAGCTTTCTTAAATTCTTCTGCTGATATATTAGCAACATTTCCTTGTGCTAGTTGTCCTGCATATTGAATAGCATTAGCTATAACTGGAGCTCCTGATGCTCTTGATACTATTAATATAGTTCTGTCATATCCTTCGCCTATTCCAGGACCATATCCATACCCTGTAGCTTCATAGCTTCCTCCAGTTGTATATGAAGAGAACATTTTCATAAGAATGTTTCCAGTTAAAGAGTCTGTTACCATTACGTCTGGTGTTCCTGTTAATAG is part of the Gottschalkia purinilytica genome and harbors:
- a CDS encoding BMP family lipoprotein is translated as MFKRVTSLLLIMTLVLTLGVGCSTSGKKQENKKQGAKNKGQVRVGMVTDVGGVNDQSFNQSAWEGLQRAEKELGIKASYQESKQDADYIPNLETLLDGDNDLIWGIGYKVGDALREAAESNPDQKYAIVDYSYGDKTPENVVGVVFKAEQSSFLVGYIAGKMSQTGKVGFVGGIKSNIIDGFDYGYHAGVAYANKLTNKGVQVLRQYAESFDNPAKGKAIANSMYQQGADIVFHAAGGVGDGVIESAKEQGKYAIGVDRDQNYLAPDNVITSAMKRVDVGIYDLVKALKEGKFEGGKTIVYGLEHNAVDIAPTSNKHVPKEILDEVEKLKKDIVDGKINVPNDEKTYKDYLNTLK